From Anopheles darlingi chromosome 2, idAnoDarlMG_H_01, whole genome shotgun sequence, the proteins below share one genomic window:
- the LOC125948988 gene encoding uncharacterized protein LOC125948988 isoform X39 → MGLNKRDKQDKLKSQSLLDSERSSHDGGGGSSSTTRTVVVDHGTIVVPIETVVSTVSSTSKQSASSKSSSSKQQQILHSSTTDAGSIAESVHLSTEKSFGALDGAVAPVGASKLAEQKFSTVSSVRSAAQKSKQIDNIIEKIHHIASDTISTTEQITTAAPPSAASFTHGTKDVTQKKTVLLGDSGAQQSGSSGVAGGDTVSQQQVITTVVPSKIEFTTVAFEGSAHNSSNISSSSSHTSNIVSGSSSSNTSAINQQTRSHGAVRSERMMSESSATQQQQSESRSSKSEHSSSTVQSSSSSSSTMKSSSSKKSHSEAHSKSLVSGETAHSSLRSQKHLIDGADVQNGGTVLGVSSTITTAPDHSTYDQQSFHTIGADGSRKQVDSQSYSMAKSQAPTTKILHDAAGNQITSTSASYQSAQGHSTSSFQTSGTHDHKALDSKLHQAINTSSAISSSHRDERVSSTSTSSAVNSSSSSSDKRFSVIDSTTLENYSTKAEQDSSSAQHSSMLMKNASAHTVASLSSAHDSLDSTIQSTQLVTESSQMADHRQQHLESSKTIESASHYEQMDESSSSRRKTSEFREQRESNAAILKRKIYDESGRRLNLIDEKIVPKDIVTADLQDDVTNVTKTSFEAKLFNPTLKRWELVDQKTILEKDITTEIPVEIVKELEVERPELANITTTIQLTKVYDAKTKQWKTVDQKKHIDVVEKITYLEENSGRSELNESEHSKNLRSMDMVDRVTIKEVQDLSEEKRQQLNKSKKRVDERTTQEQCICEICTCGRHNCFNCGSGTVSTQTKSSKYISSSNSENFYHQENFTSELNEESSTIRRGTWTKEDAEQHQTNRRESYTIEHSSTENDVSGRRLTWTKDDFEAVDISKIKGERPKPIRHEDNLKPEGQFYAPERQGYTPGERVRPIKHDDNLRPEGAFSAPEKPEYRSGERPKPVRPQDNLKPEGEFERPQKPSVGKPERSQPVRHDDNLRPEGDFERPEKSPFRPAERPKQVRPDDNLRPEGDFERPEKSSFRPAERPKQIKPEDNLRPEGDFQTPQRPEYRSGERPKPIRHDDNLRPEGDFERPEKSPFRPAERPKQVRPDDNLRPEGDFERPEKSPFRPAERPKQVRPEDNLRPEGEFTSPEKPQYRPAERPKQIKPEDNLRPEGDFQTPERPEYRSGERPKPIRHDDNLRPEGDFERPEKSPFRPAERPKQVRPEDNLRPEGEFTSPEKPQYRPAERPKQIKPEDNLRPEGDFQTPERPEYRSGERPKPIRPDDNLRPEGDFERPEKSPFRPAERPKQVRPDDNLRPEGDFERPEKSPFRPAERPKQVRPEDNLRPEGEFTSPEKPQYRPAERPKQIKPEDNLRPEGDFQTPERPEYRSGERPKPIRPDDNLRPEGDFERPEKSPFRPAERPKQVRPDDNLRPEGDFERPEKSPFRPAERPKQVRPEDNLRPEGEFTSPEKPQYRPAERPKQIKPEDNLRPEGDFQTPERPEYRSGERPKPIRHDDNLRPEGDFERPEKSPFRPAERPKQVRPDDNLRPEGDFERPEKSPFRPAERPKQVRPEDNLRPEGDFDKPQKPEYRSAERPKQVRPQDNLKPEGDFERPQPTVVGKAERAQIIRHEDNLYMEGNFERTEKTVFIAGERPKPIRPDDNLRPEGDFERPEKSPFRPAERPKQVRPEDNLRPEGEFTSPEKPQYRPAERPKQIKPEDNLRPEGDFQTPERPEYRSGERPKPIRHDDNLRPEGDFERPEKSPFRPAERPKQVRPDDNLRPEGDFERPEKSPFRPAERPKQVRPEDNLRPEGDFDKPQKPEYRSAERPKQVRPQDNLKPEGDFERPQPTVVGKAERAQIIRHEDNLYMEGNFERTEKTVFIAGERPKPIRPDDNLRPEGDFERPEKSPFRPAERPKQVRPEDNLRPEGEFTSPEKPQYRPAERPKQIKPEDNLRSEGKFQAPERPEYRTGERPKPIRPDDNLRPEGDFERPEKSPFKPAERPKQIKPEDNLKTEGEFSTPQKPQFKPAERPKQIKPQDNLKPEGDFDRPKPVESIGKGDRAQIVKHADNLRVEGTFERVEKTVYVSGERPKPIKPDDNLRPEGEFSTPEKQTFRPAERPKQIKPQDNLRPEGDFDRPQKSVAGPGERPKPIKHDDNLRPEGTFERPEKAQFKPAERPKQIRPEDNLRTEGEFEKPQKSQFQPAERPKQVKPQDNLQIEGDYNSFKEYTEQKQRKEAILKEVHEPTIADGAVLVTTQTVTTILKGDKKQPTGRQTTTTEVQDQSNHSEESFAHSRNENIQHHRSEHITSSNALTRAQHVESSVNEHDRLTQRSTTNQTQSIHDVSGRNIAESKTNHSHRQMVNGSTVVSGVSQEQRTQHSVQSSSSSSKIHHTSSSMQQQQSTISDTQHLHGTHSQHLNVQHGEPTVQRHSREQVTGSQTSSTSSKVVVDGKVITDKSASNRHATEKLAVDGVVVTDKSFTERQQSGFDGMDSIQQAHYTSGQTVHDSSATNIGSSSTKRAQNQAIRSTTNNITNLEGTNGVHKGSQRNGTAHSQASTVDHATETQVKKLVGGKWVTKTIKTESKASNQQQHQQQGKVHDVSSHRQQGVLTGQISVAEQNKLNQQHSSIGTSSDQHTRSSAHHISVAEQNKLNQQHSSIGTSSEVHAHSSSSTSSSSVVKSHSSSKMVSEKVVQRGTTESVVSAAGSPSGRTGARGGSSIVLGESTVDSASSRRAAQQQSSTTTKLIGGKLVQVASSNDTSNNTSSTAGKSSGVTSTSSTSSNVHHSATNDQSSTSTKSSSSSVMKSSKVESSSTAASSTTSGQQQHHRKNTFASTENVNNAILCRPAQGPVATTTGIALHATNGSASSMSVSGYNQRKSISNLNDSAMYATTNRTSYSSLHRRGKESTEARMQNYVKAVETDTIVGRTVRGQACPPPSLAGLGLGSSTIGTSHGMKGSSNTSTSVTTSSSTASNNQKTLRDYHTAMNVSRSSTKANASSISFGDDKFHGSSSYKVQYIQQHEGRCPAAVHDNLKLSKVTKQHTYYVRDQK, encoded by the exons ATGGGTTTGAACAAGCGTGATAAGCAGGATAAGCTGAAGAGCCAGAGTTTGCTCGATTCCGAGCGATCCTCAcatgacggtggcggtggctcctCGTCGACCACGCGcacggtcgtcgtcgatcacGGTACGATCGTGGTGCCCATCGAAACCGTGGTATCGACTGTTAGCTCCACTAGCAAGCAATCGGCTTCCAGCAAGTCGAGCAGctcgaagcagcaacagatccTGCACAGTTCCACCACCGATGCGGGCAGTATCGCGGAATCGGTGCATCTCAGCACCGAGAAGTCATTCGGAGCGCTGGACGGAGCAGTTGCACCGGTCGGCGCTAGCAAGCTGGCGGAGCAAAAGTTCAGTACGGTGAGCAGTGTGCGCAGTGCGGCTCAAAAGTCGAAACAGATCGATAACATCATCGAAAAGATCCATCACATTGCGAGCGATACGATCAGTACGACCGAGCAGATCACTACGGCCGCCCCACCATCGGCGGCATCGTTCACGCACGGAACGAAGGATGTGACACAGAAGAAAACGGTGTTGTTGGGTGACAGTGGGGCACAACAGAGTGGCAGTAGTGGCGTGGCGGGTGGCGATACTGTCAGTCAGCAACAAGTGATAACCACCGTCGTGCCGAGTAAGATCGAGTTCACAACAGTGGCCTTCGAAGGTAGTGCCCATAACagtagcaacatcagcagcagcagcagccacaccagcaacatcgtcagtggcagcagcagtagcaatacCAGTGCCATAAATCAGCAAACTCGGTCACACGGTGCAGTGCGCAGTGAGAGGATGATGTCCGAGTCCAGTgccactcagcagcagcaaagcgaaTCGCGATCAAGTAAAAGTGAGCACTCGAGCTCTACGgtgcaatcgtcgtcgtcgtcgtcgtcaacgatGAAATCCTCTTCGTCGAAGAAATCACACTCCGAAGCCCACAGCAAGAGCCTAGTGTCGGGTGAAACGGCACACTCGTCCCTGCGATCGCAGAAACATCTGATCGATGGGGCTGATGTACAGAATGGTGGCACCGTGTTAGGTGTGTCGTCTACGATCACTACTGCTCCAGATCATTCCACGTACGATCAGCAATCATTCCATACGATCGGTGCGGATGGTAGCAGGAAGCAGGTCGACAGCCAGAGCTACTCGATGGCCAAGAGTCAAGCGCCGACAACGAAAATCCTGCACGATGCAGCCGGTAATCAAATCACCAGCACGTCTGCCTCGTATCAGTCGGCCCAAGGACACAGTACCTCATCCTTCCAAACATCGGGTACGCACGATCACAAAGCCCTCGATTCGAAGCTCCATCAAGCCATCAACACCAGCTCAGCCATTTCGTCCTCACACCGTGACGAACGCGTgtcatccacatccacatcgTCTGCTGTAaactcgtcctcctcgtcctccgacAAGAGGTTCTCCGTGATCGATTCAACAACATTGGAGAACTACTCTACTAAGGCAGAGCAAGACTCCAGTAGTGCCCAGCACTCGAGCATGTTGATGAAGAATGCATCCGCACACACCGTGGCTAGCCTATCGTCAGCGCACGATTCGCTCGATAGCACGATCCAAAGCACACAGCTGGTGACGGAATCGAGCCAAATGGCagaccaccgacagcagcacctGGAATCGAGCAAAACCATCGAGTCAGCATCGCACTACGAGCAGATGgacgaaagcagcagctcacgGCGCAAGACGTCCGAGTTCCGTGAGCAGCGTGAGTCCAATGCCGCCATTCTGAAGCGCAAAATCTACGACGAAAGTGGACGCCGGTTGAACTTGATCGATGAAAAGATCGTACCGAAGGACATTGTCACTGCTGACCTGCAGGACGATGTCACGAACGTGACGAAAACGTCGTTCGAGGCGAAACTGTTCAACCCGACGCTGAAGCGCTGGGAACTGGTAGACCAGAAGACCATCCTGGAAAAAGACATCACCACCGAGATACCGGTAGAGATTGTCAAGGAGCTGGAGGTGGAGCGTCCCGAGCTGGctaacatcaccaccacaataCAGCTGACGAAG GTTTACGATGCCAAGACGAAGCAATGGAAAACGGTGGACCAAAAGAAACATATCGATGTGGTGGAGAAGATCACCTACCTCGAGGAAAATTCGGGCCGCTCCGAACTCAACGAATCGGAACACTCGAAAAACCTCCGATCAATGGACATGGTG GACCGCGTTACAATCAAAGAAGTGCAAGATCTGAGCGAagagaagcggcagcagctcaACAAATCGAAGAAACGTGTCGACGAGCGGACCACTCAGGAGCAGTGCATCTGCGAGATCTGTACATGTGG ACGACACAATTGCTTCAATTGCGGCAGTGGTACAGTATCTACTCAGACAAAGTCTTCAAAGTACATCTCATCGAGCAATTCGGAAAATTTTTACCATCAAG AAAATTTCACATCTGAGCTCAATGAAGAATCATCGACGATTCGAAGGGGAACGTGGACTAAGGAAGACGCTGAGCAGCATCAGACGAACCGCAGGGAGTCCTACACAATtgagcacagcagcacagagAACGATGTGTCCGGGCGCCGACTGACATGGACAAAGGATGACTTCGAAGCTGTTGATATTAGCAAAATTAAGGGCGAACGCCCCAAGCCGATCCGTCACGAAGACAACCTTAAACCAGAAGGTCAATTCTACGCACCGGAGCGCCAGGGTTACACGCCAGGAGAGCGTGTAAGACCGATCAAACATGATGATAATTTACGGCCCGAAGGAGCATTCTCAGCACCGGAAAAGCCAGAATATCGGTCTGGAGAAAGACCTAAGCCAGTTAGACCGCAAGATAACCTCAAACCAGAAGGTGAATTCGAACGACCTCAAAAACCATCAGTTGGCAAACCAGAACGGTCACAGCCTGTGCGCCATGACGACAACCTGCGTCCGGAAGGAGACTTCGAGCGTCCAGAGAAGTCGCCATTCAGACCAGCCGAGCGTCCTAAGCAAGTTCGTCCCGATGATAATCTGCGCCCAGAAGGAGACTTCGAGCGTCCAGAGAAGTCATCTTTCAGACCTGCTGAACGACCGAAGCAAATCAAAC CTGAGGATAATCTGCGTCCGGAAGGCGACTTCCAGACTCCTCAGCGCCCAGAATATCGATCAGGAGAGCGACCGAAGCCAATTCGCCATGACGACAATCTACGTCCGGAAGGAGACTTCGAGCGTCCAGAGAAGTCGCCATTCAGAC CTGCTGAGCGTCCGAAGCAGGTTCGTCCCGATGATAATCTGCGTCCGGAAGGAGACTTCGAGCGTCCAGAGAAGTCACCTTTCAGAC CTgccgagcgaccgaagcagGTTCGCCCAGAGGATAATCTGCGCCCTGAAGGAGAATTCACATCGCCAGAAAAGCCTCAATACAGACCTGCTGAGCGACCGAAGCAAATCAAACCTGAGGATAATCTGCGTCCGGAAGGCGACTTCCAAACTCCTGAGCGCCCAGAATATCGATCAGGAGAGCGACCGAAGCCAATTCGCCATGACGATAATCTACGTCCGGAAGGAGACTTCGAGCGTCCAGAGAAGTCGCCATTCAGACCTGCTGAGCGTCCGAAGCAG GTTCGTCCAGAGGATAATCTGCGCCCTGAAGGAGAATTCACATCGCCAGAAAAGCCTCAATACAGACCTGCTGAGCGACCGAAGCAAATCAAACCTGAGGATAATCTGCGTCCAGAAGGCGACTTCCAGACTCCTGAGCGCCCAGAATATCGATCAGGAGAGCGACCGAAGCCAATTCGTCCCGACGATAATCTACGTCCGGAAGGAGACTTCGAGCGCCCAGAGAAGTCGCCATTCAGACCTGCTGAGCGTCCGAAGCAGGTTCGTCCCGACGATAATCTGCGTCCAGAAGGAGATTTCGAGCGTCCAGAGAAGTCACCATTCAGACCTgccgagcgaccgaagcagGTTCGCCCAGAGGATAATCTGCGCCCTGAAGGAGAATTCACATCGCCAGAAAAGCCTCAATACAGACCTGCTGAGCGACCGAAGCAAATCAAACCTGAGGATAATCTGCGTCCGGAAGGCGACTTCCAGACTCCTGAGCGCCCAGAATATCGATCAGGAGAGCGACCGAAGCCAATTCGTCCCGACGATAATCTACGTCCGGAAGGAGACTTCGAGCGCCCAGAGAAGTCGCCATTCAGACCTGCTGAGCGTCCGAAGCAGGTTCGTCCCGACGATAATCTGCGTCCAGAAGGAGATTTCGAACGTCCAGAGAAGTCACCATTCAGACCTGCAGAGCGACCGAAGCAGGTTCGTCCAGAGGATAATCTGCGTCCTGAAGGAGAATTCACATCGCCAGAAAAGCCTCAATACAGACCTGCTGAGCGACCGAAGCAAATCAAACCTGAGGATAATCTGCGTCCGGAAGGCGACTTCCAAACTCCTGAGCGCCCAGAATATCGATCAGGAGAGCGACCGAAGCCAATTCGCCATGACGATAATCTACGTCCGGAAGGAGACTTCGAGCGTCCAGAGAAGTCGCCATTCAGACCTGCTGAGCGTCCGAAGCAGGTTCGTCCGGATGATAATCTGCGTCCGGAAGGAGACTTCGAGCGTCCAGAGAAGTCACCTTTCAGACCTGCTGAGCGACCGAAGCAGGTTCGTCCAGAGGATAATCTGCGTCCGGAAGGAGACTTTGACAAGCCTCAGAAGCCAGAATATCGATCAGCTGAGCGGCCGAAACAAGTGCGACCTCAGGATAATCTCAAACCAGAGGGAGATTTCGAAAGACCACAACCTACAGTCGTTGGAAAAGCTGAACGAGCTCAAATCATTCGTCATGAAGATAACCTCTACATGGAAGGAAACTTTGAGCGTACTGAGAAAACTGTCTTTATTGCTGGAGAGCGGCCGAAGCCAATTCGTCCCGACGATAATCTGCGTCCAGAAGGAGACTTCGAGCGTCCAGAGAAGTCACCATTCAGACCTGCTGAGCGACCGAAGCAGGTTCGTCCAGAGGATAATCTGCGCCCTGAAGGAGAATTCACATCGCCAGAAAAGCCTCAATACAGACCTGCTGAGCGGCCGAAGCAAATCAAACCTGAGGATAATCTGCGTCCGGAAGGCGACTTCCAGACTCCTGAACGCCCAGAATATCGATCAGGAGAGCGACCGAAGCCAATTCGCCATGACGATAATCTACGTCCGGAAGGAGACTTCGAGCGTCCAGAGAAGTCGCCATTCAGACCTGCTGAGCGTCCGAAGCAGGTTCGTCCCGACGATAATCTGCGTCCGGAAGGAGACTTCGAGCGTCCAGAGAAGTCACCTTTCAGACCTGCTGAGCGACCGAAGCAGGTTCGTCCAGAGGATAATCTGCGTCCGGAAGGAGACTTTGACAAGCCTCAGAAGCCAGAATATCGATCAGCTGAGCGGCCGAAACAAGTGCGACCTCAGGATAATCTCAAACCAGAGGGAGATTTCGAAAGACCACAACCTACAGTCGTTGGAAAAGCTGAACGAGCTCAAATCATTCGTCATGAAGATAACCTCTACATGGAAGGAAACTTTGAGCGTACTGAGAAAACTGTCTTTATTGCTGGAGAGCGGCCGAAGCCAATTCGTCCCGACGATAATCTGCGTCCAGAAGGAGACTTCGAGCGTCCAGAGAAGTCACCTTTCAGACCTGCTGAGCGACCGAAGCAGGTTCGTCCAGAGGATAATCTGCGTCCTGAAGGAGAATTCACATCGCCAGAAAAGCCTCAATACAGACCTGCTGAGCGACCGAAGCAAATCAAACCTGAGGATAATCTGCGTTCGGAAGGAAAATTCCAGGCTCCCGAGCGTCCAGAATACCGTACAGGCGAGCGGCCTAAACCAATTCGCCCCGATGATAATCTGCGTCCAGAAGGGGACTTTGAACGTCCCGAAAAGTCTCCCTTTAAACCTGCTGAGCGACCGAAGCAGATTAAGCCTGAGGACAATTTGAAAACAGAAGGAGAATTTTCAACACCGCAGAAACCTCAATTCAAACCAGCTGAAAGACCGAAGCAAATTAAGCCACAAGATAACTTGAAGCCTGAGGGAGATTTCGATCGGCCTAAGCCTGTCGAAAGTATCGGAAAGGGAGATCGGGCTCAAATTGTGAAACATGCGGATAATCTGCGCGTAGAGGGTACTTTTGAAAGGGTAGAGAAAACCGTTTATGTTTCAGGGGAGCGACCAAAACCCATTAAGCCGGACGATAACCTACGTCCAGAGGGAGAGTTTTCGACGCCCGAAAAGCAAACGTTCCGGCCTGCAGAACgaccaaaacaaatcaaaccacAGGACAATCTCCGACCAGAAGGTGATTTTGATCGGCCACAAAAGTCGGTTGCCGGACCAGGCGAGAGGCCGAAGCCGATCAAACATGATGACAACCTGCGTCCCGAAGGTACTTTCGAAAGACCGGAAAAGGCTCAATTTAAACCTGCAGAACGACCGAAGCAAATTCGTCCTGAAGATAATCTGCGCACCGAAGGTGAATTCGAGAAGCCACAGAAATCACAGTTCCAGCCAGCGGAGCGTCCAAAACAGGTGAAGCCACAGGACAATCTTCAAATTGAGGGCGATTATAATTCTTTCAAGGAGTACACTGAACAGAAACAACGCAAGGAAGCGATACTGAAGGAGGTACATGAACCAACCATTGCCGATGGAGCCGTGCTCGTGACAACACAAACGGTTACCACCATTTTAAAGGGAGACAAGAAACAACCAACCGGAAGAcagactactactactgaggTACAGGATCAATCCAATCATTCTGAGGAAAGCTTCGCTCACAGTCGTAACGAGAACATCCAGCACCATCGAAGTGAGCACATCACTAGCTCCAACGCCCTGACTAGGGCACAACACGTTGAATCTAGTGTCAACGAACATGATCGCCTCACGCAACGATCCACAACGAACCAAACCCAATCGATTCATGACGTTTCGGGCCGAAATATTGCCGAATCGAAGACCAACCACAGCCACCGACAGATGGTCAATGGATCGACGGTTGTGAGCGGAGTTTCTCAAGAACAGCGTACACAGCACAGCGTacagtcatcgtcgtccagtTCCAAGATCCATCACACAAGCTCCTcgatgcagcaacaacagtccACAATCAGTGACACGCAGCATCTTCACGGTACTCACTCGCAGCATCTTAACGTCCAGCATGGCGAACCCACCGTTCAGCGTCATTCACGAGAACAAGTAACTGGTTCCCAGACGTCCTCAACCAGCAGTAAGGTGGTTGTAGATGGAAAAGTTATCACAGATAAGTCAGCATCCAACAGACACGCTACCGAGAAACTGGCTGTCGATGGTGTCGTAGTAACGGACAAGAGCTTCACAGAGCGACAGCAAAGTGGTTTTGATGGAATGGACAGCATCCAACAGGCACATTACACCAGCGGTCAAACTGTGCACGATTCCAGTGCTACTAACATCGGAAGTAGCTCGACGAAGCGCGCGCAAAATCAGGCCATTCGATctacaacaaacaacattaCCAACCTGGAAGGTACCAATGGCGTTCACAAGGGATCCCAGCGCAATGGAACCGCTCATAGCCAAGCGTCCACGGTCGACCATGCTACGGAAACTCAGGTTAAGAAACTGGTCGGTGGTAAATGGGTTACGAAGACGATCAAGACTGAGAGTAAAgcaagcaaccagcagcagcaccaacagcaaggAAAGGTGCACGATGTTTCATCTCATCGTCAACAGGGAGTGCTTACCGGTCAGATATCGGTAGCTGAACAGAACAAACTAAATCAACAACATAGCTCGATTGGTACCTCGTCCGATCAGCATACTCGCAGCTCCGCACACCACATATCGGTAgcggaacaaaacaaattgaacCAGCAGCACAGTTCGATCGGTACCTCTTCGGAAGTGCATGCTCATAGCAGCTCGTCGACTTCTAGCTCTTCGGTTGTGAAATCACATTCAAGCAGTAAGATGGTTAGCGAAAAGGTAGTTCAACGTGGAACTACCGAGAGCGTAGTTTCGGCGGCCGGATCACCCTCGGGTCGTACCGGAGCTCGCGGAGGATCCAGCATCGTACTGGGAGAATCCACCGTTGACAGCGCTTCATCGCGACGCGCGGCACAGCAGCAATCATCTACCACCACGAAACTAATCGGCGGTAAACTCGTGCAAGTTGCCTCGTCTAACgataccagcaacaacacgtCCAGCACGGCGGGTAAGTCATCCGGCGTGACATCTACATCCAGCACATCCAGCAACGTTCATCATTCCGCAACCAACGATCAATCATCGACCTCGACGAAGAGTTCCTCGTCGAGCGTGATGAAGTCGAGCAAGGTTGAATCCAGCAGCACGGCCGCTTCATCCACTACAagtggccaacagcagcaccatcgcaAGAACACGTTCGCCTCCACGGAGAACGTTAATAATGCCATTCTGTGCCGACCAGCGCAGGGACCGGTGGCGACAACGACCGGTATCGCGCTGCATGCCACGAACGgcagtgccagcagcatgAGCGTCTCCGGATACAACCAGCGCAAGAGCATCTCGAACCTCAACGATAGCGCCATGTACGCGACGACGAACCGGACCAGCTACAGCTCGTTGCATCGACGCGGAAAGGAATCGACCGAGGCAAGAATGCAGAACTACGTGAAAGCCGTCGAGACGGATACCATCGTTGGTCGGACGGTTAGAGGACAAGCCTGCCCTCCACCATCGCTGGCAGGGCTCGGTCTGGGCAGTAGCACTATCGGTACCAGCCACGGCATGAaaggtagcagcaacaccagcacatcGGTAACCACGAGCAGTTCGACGGCGTCGAACAATCAGAAGACTCTTCGCGATTACCATACCGCTATGAACGTCTCGCGAAGCTCCACGAAAGCCAACGCTTCCAGCATTTCGTTTGGCGATGATAAGTTCCATGGATCGAGCTCCTACAAGGTGCAGTACATCCAGCAACACGAAGGACGTTGCCCCGCGGCCGTACACGACAATCTGAAGCTGTCCAAAGTCACCAAGCAACACACGTACTACGTCCGGGACCAGAAGTag